One stretch of Siphonobacter curvatus DNA includes these proteins:
- a CDS encoding polysaccharide deacetylase family protein: MKTRFLYILLLSSLIASTAHSQLTDYQVWNGQSNGQLVLRRWQQDGKNYYWMVNPKTLETTIVPDVVVQPLEPQAVSRTIAGTAYGRALKQEQLRAGPLQDAGIERTNVNEKGFSLTMDLCPSHKPLTRSVFEDLIAAFEPEEKPIPLTITITGLWIQSHKDDLEWLKILEKRGDLRITWVNHSFHHYFNPKLPLTRNFLLKNGTNIQDEVLQNEQAMITNGLLPSIFFRFPGLISDRSIFDEILKLGLLPLGSDAWLAKGQIPQNGSIVLIHPNGNEPIGIADFVKLVKSKASSIRKKDWLLYDLPASLSK; this comes from the coding sequence ATGAAAACACGTTTTCTGTATATCCTACTCCTATCTTCGCTGATCGCCTCTACCGCACACAGTCAACTGACCGACTACCAGGTCTGGAACGGACAAAGCAATGGTCAGCTCGTGTTACGCCGCTGGCAACAGGATGGGAAAAACTATTACTGGATGGTTAATCCGAAAACGCTGGAGACGACCATCGTACCGGATGTGGTCGTACAGCCGCTGGAACCACAGGCGGTTTCCCGTACCATCGCGGGCACTGCTTACGGTCGGGCGTTAAAGCAGGAGCAGCTACGAGCGGGGCCTTTGCAGGACGCTGGAATCGAACGTACGAATGTCAACGAAAAAGGCTTTAGCCTAACGATGGATTTATGTCCTTCCCATAAACCGTTAACCCGTTCCGTATTCGAAGACCTCATCGCCGCTTTCGAACCCGAAGAGAAACCCATACCGCTTACTATCACCATCACCGGACTCTGGATTCAAAGCCACAAAGATGACCTGGAATGGCTGAAAATTCTCGAAAAACGCGGTGACTTACGCATTACCTGGGTGAACCATTCCTTTCACCACTACTTCAATCCGAAGCTGCCCCTAACCCGCAATTTCCTGTTAAAAAACGGTACAAATATTCAGGATGAAGTGTTACAGAATGAACAGGCCATGATTACTAATGGATTACTGCCTTCCATCTTCTTTCGCTTCCCTGGACTAATTTCTGACCGATCCATTTTTGATGAAATCCTCAAGTTGGGTTTGTTACCGCTCGGAAGCGACGCCTGGCTGGCGAAGGGACAAATACCCCAGAACGGGAGTATCGTTCTCATTCATCCGAACGGCAACGAACCCATCGGTATCGCCGATTTTGTGAAATTAGTGAAAAGCAAAGCTTCCTCCATTCGTAAGAAAGACTGGTTGCTGTATGATTTGCCCGCCAGTCTGTCGAAATGA
- a CDS encoding DUF2891 domain-containing protein: protein MKYGIFLAGLAMSGQVLAQTPSLTEAQASHLASLPLHCITQVLPNKPNHTYEFESDLQLTPQQLHPSFYGCLDWHSSVHGHWMLVRLLKTFPTLPEQSAIRAVLDSSFQASRLQAEAAYFDTYKLAKGFERTYGWAWLLKLDEELQTWNDPQAKVWHRNLQPLTAKILTLWKNFLPKQTYPNRTGVHPNTAFGLVFALDYARTVKDTEFEKLIIQRSKDYYGGNTNAPGYQEPDGTDFLSPSLEVCDLMRRVLPAKEFLNWFDRYLSKESLNTVTKLPFVSDRTDYSIVHLDGLCLSRAWCMKGIASALPKQDKRRQLLLESASEHLSKTLPHVAAGNYGGEHWLASFAVYALSMK from the coding sequence ATGAAATACGGTATCTTCTTGGCCGGTCTGGCGATGAGTGGTCAGGTGCTGGCTCAGACCCCTTCTTTAACCGAAGCTCAGGCTTCCCATTTAGCGAGCCTACCCCTGCATTGTATCACGCAGGTACTCCCTAACAAGCCCAATCATACGTACGAATTTGAGTCGGATCTCCAACTAACGCCTCAGCAATTACACCCTTCCTTCTACGGTTGTCTGGATTGGCATTCCTCCGTACACGGACACTGGATGCTCGTACGATTGCTGAAAACGTTTCCAACATTGCCCGAGCAGTCGGCTATTCGGGCTGTACTGGATTCAAGTTTTCAGGCCTCACGCCTACAGGCGGAAGCGGCGTATTTCGATACTTACAAATTGGCGAAAGGCTTTGAGCGTACCTACGGCTGGGCCTGGTTGCTGAAACTAGACGAAGAGCTGCAAACCTGGAACGACCCACAGGCCAAAGTCTGGCATCGGAATCTTCAGCCCCTCACGGCCAAAATCCTGACGCTCTGGAAAAACTTTCTACCCAAACAAACCTATCCCAATCGCACGGGCGTGCACCCCAATACGGCTTTTGGTCTGGTATTTGCCCTGGATTACGCCCGAACTGTCAAGGATACGGAGTTTGAAAAACTGATTATTCAGCGAAGCAAAGATTATTACGGCGGCAATACCAACGCACCGGGTTATCAGGAACCCGACGGTACGGATTTTCTGTCGCCTTCGCTGGAAGTCTGCGATCTGATGCGTCGGGTTTTGCCTGCCAAGGAGTTTCTGAACTGGTTCGATCGCTACTTAAGCAAGGAAAGTCTGAACACGGTGACCAAGCTACCTTTCGTAAGCGACCGTACGGATTACTCCATCGTTCACCTCGATGGTCTTTGCCTGAGCCGAGCCTGGTGCATGAAGGGCATTGCTTCTGCCTTACCGAAACAGGATAAACGTCGTCAGTTACTGCTCGAAAGTGCCAGCGAACACCTGAGCAAAACCCTACCGCACGTGGCTGCTGGTAATTACGGTGGCGAACACTGGCTGGCTTCCTTTGCCGTTTACGCGTTGAGTATGAAATAA
- the hemF gene encoding oxygen-dependent coproporphyrinogen oxidase, translated as MIDKYQISEYFKGLQDHICQELEKADGKAQFREDHWERPGGGGGRSRVIADGAVLEKGGVGFSAVSGEIHPKMRASLGVEEGTEFFATGVSIVQHPVNPNVPIIHMNVRYFELSTGTCWFGGGIDLTPHYVNEADARWFHQQLKAACDRFSPEYYPKFKNWADEYFFSPHRDETRGIGGIFYDYLKPSETLSKEQLFEFTKAIGESFAPIYTSLMLKHRDEPYTEAQRDWQLLRRGRYVEFNLVHDRGTKFGLETNGRTESILMSLPPLARWEYDHHPEPGSAEAQTLAWLRKGVDWV; from the coding sequence ATGATTGATAAATATCAGATTTCCGAGTACTTCAAGGGATTGCAGGATCACATCTGCCAGGAGTTGGAAAAAGCCGATGGAAAGGCCCAATTCCGGGAAGATCACTGGGAACGTCCCGGCGGCGGCGGAGGTCGCTCGCGGGTCATTGCCGATGGAGCAGTTCTCGAAAAGGGAGGCGTAGGGTTTTCCGCCGTATCGGGTGAAATTCATCCGAAAATGCGGGCTTCTCTGGGCGTGGAAGAAGGCACGGAATTCTTTGCCACGGGCGTTTCGATTGTACAACATCCGGTGAATCCGAATGTACCCATCATTCACATGAACGTTCGGTACTTTGAGCTTTCAACGGGAACCTGTTGGTTTGGCGGGGGCATCGACTTAACCCCCCATTACGTTAACGAAGCGGATGCCCGCTGGTTTCACCAGCAATTGAAAGCAGCCTGTGACCGTTTTTCGCCGGAGTACTATCCCAAATTTAAGAATTGGGCGGACGAGTATTTCTTTTCGCCGCACCGCGACGAAACGCGGGGTATTGGAGGAATTTTCTACGACTATTTAAAACCCTCCGAAACGCTAAGCAAAGAACAGCTGTTTGAATTTACCAAGGCCATCGGCGAATCCTTCGCTCCGATTTATACCAGCCTGATGTTGAAACATCGGGACGAGCCTTATACGGAGGCTCAACGCGACTGGCAACTCCTGCGTCGGGGTCGGTACGTCGAGTTTAATCTGGTCCATGACCGAGGTACCAAATTTGGTTTGGAAACCAACGGTCGTACGGAATCCATTCTCATGAGTTTACCTCCCCTAGCCCGCTGGGAATACGATCATCACCCCGAGCCGGGCAGTGCCGAAGCTCAGACACTGGCCTGGTTACGCAAAGGCGTAGACTGGGTATAG
- a CDS encoding RagB/SusD family nutrient uptake outer membrane protein produces MKGIHTLMVAGSLLGLMTSCEKALDKTDLGSTPPELIYNDSTLTNLSLNYLYDQNLPTWGGTWGTSSNLSDESYGESKYFEGTIQPNDVADFGTALSNTNNYAKIRQLNMFLEEVSKGALQPSTKNRMKAQAFFFRAWRYFDLVRIYGGVPLILTPQYAVGVEAKEGTFVPRNTTTETYTQITADLDSAMRYLPNTWNTSDWGRITKGAAAALKARVLLYAASPQFNPGDVKSKWQAAYDASVQANAILTASGYKLNDSFDQLWFQEVNNPEAVFITGFNTNSGGQLNKNNGYDNSTRPSYTGTGGGSNQPSWELVKAFPMLDGKKPGESAKYAYSDTLFYKNRDPRFGKTIAYNGATWPLNGNTNYRLWTYFAGGKTVEQRASNTGFYTRKAINPSLAIGEVQFAGTDWMEIRFAEVLLNLAESAVGVDRFDDAYTQLKAIRKRAGIEAGTNGLYGLKENMTRAELFEAILHERQIEFAFEGKRFWDLRRWKLIEKTLNGKRRTGVIINLKTTGVPADFATTRNDVNLDEAYRKYFTISFKDMDTRYTINWKPEYYFFAIPQSAIDNNPRLIQNNTWGGSFDPVQ; encoded by the coding sequence ATGAAAGGTATACATACACTGATGGTGGCTGGTAGCCTGCTGGGTTTAATGACCAGCTGCGAGAAAGCTCTGGATAAAACCGACCTGGGTTCCACGCCACCGGAACTGATTTACAATGATTCCACGCTGACGAACCTGAGTCTGAACTACCTCTATGATCAGAACCTGCCCACCTGGGGCGGAACCTGGGGAACGTCCAGTAACTTATCAGACGAATCTTACGGAGAAAGCAAATACTTTGAAGGAACCATTCAGCCGAATGACGTAGCTGACTTTGGAACAGCTCTGAGCAATACCAACAACTACGCCAAAATCCGGCAGTTGAATATGTTTCTGGAGGAGGTCAGCAAAGGAGCCCTGCAACCTTCTACCAAAAACCGGATGAAAGCTCAGGCTTTCTTCTTCCGGGCCTGGCGGTATTTCGATCTGGTACGGATCTACGGGGGCGTACCCCTGATCCTAACGCCACAGTATGCGGTAGGCGTGGAAGCGAAGGAAGGAACCTTTGTTCCCCGGAATACGACGACGGAGACCTATACGCAGATTACGGCCGATCTGGATTCGGCGATGCGGTACCTGCCCAATACCTGGAATACCTCGGATTGGGGTCGGATTACGAAAGGAGCCGCCGCCGCACTTAAGGCTCGGGTGTTGTTGTACGCAGCCAGTCCGCAGTTCAACCCCGGCGACGTCAAGAGCAAGTGGCAGGCGGCGTATGACGCCAGCGTACAGGCCAACGCGATTCTGACGGCCAGTGGCTACAAATTGAATGACTCATTTGATCAGCTATGGTTCCAGGAAGTGAATAACCCGGAAGCCGTTTTCATTACGGGTTTTAATACGAACTCAGGCGGTCAGTTGAACAAAAATAACGGATACGATAATTCGACTCGGCCCTCCTACACGGGCACGGGCGGTGGCTCGAACCAGCCTTCCTGGGAACTGGTCAAAGCTTTCCCGATGCTAGATGGTAAGAAACCCGGCGAATCGGCGAAGTACGCGTATTCGGATACGCTGTTCTACAAAAACCGGGATCCTCGTTTTGGAAAAACCATTGCCTACAACGGTGCTACCTGGCCCTTGAATGGGAATACGAATTATCGGCTCTGGACGTATTTTGCCGGTGGAAAAACCGTCGAGCAACGGGCCAGTAACACGGGTTTTTACACGCGGAAGGCCATTAACCCCAGCCTCGCGATTGGTGAAGTTCAATTCGCGGGTACGGACTGGATGGAAATTCGCTTTGCCGAAGTACTGTTGAATCTGGCGGAAAGTGCCGTAGGCGTAGACCGATTCGATGATGCCTATACGCAACTGAAAGCCATTCGGAAACGGGCTGGTATTGAAGCGGGTACTAACGGTCTGTACGGTTTGAAAGAAAACATGACCCGGGCTGAACTCTTTGAGGCCATTCTGCACGAACGGCAGATTGAGTTTGCCTTCGAAGGAAAACGTTTCTGGGATCTGCGACGCTGGAAACTAATCGAAAAAACGCTGAACGGCAAACGTCGTACCGGAGTAATTATCAACCTGAAAACGACGGGCGTTCCCGCTGATTTCGCGACTACTCGTAATGACGTCAACCTGGACGAGGCGTATCGAAAATACTTTACGATCTCTTTCAAGGATATGGATACGCGGTATACGATCAACTGGAAGCCGGAATATTACTTCTTTGCCATTCCACAATCGGCAATCGATAATAACCCGAGACTCATTCAGAATAATACCTGGGGTGGTTCTTTCGATCCAGTTCAGTAG